A genomic region of Anopheles coustani chromosome 3, idAnoCousDA_361_x.2, whole genome shotgun sequence contains the following coding sequences:
- the LOC131259458 gene encoding N-terminal Xaa-Pro-Lys N-methyltransferase 1, which translates to MDNGSANELNDNESSQNNDHQPTSDTSSTTEENVQTDRICSYNNAKKYWSNVSPTVDGMLGGFGAISFIDIRGSEQFLKHLYKLKPAPGRKRALDCGAGIGRITKNLLVPLYEQIDLVEQDEQFCQTARAELADCGPKLGTVYNSGLQDFSPEQGRYDIIWVQWVLGHLTDQDAVQFFIRCTKGLARGGMMVIKENFTSSNIVDVDQQDSSVTRPLAVMKQLIKEGNMRVVKEQRQTSFPKDLYPVYMLALRPVIKN; encoded by the coding sequence ATGGACAACGGGTCTGCCAACGAATTGAACGACAACGAGTCATCCCAAAACAACGACCACCAACCTACCTCGGATACATCTAGCACCACCGAAGAAAACGTGCAAACCGACAGAATATGTTCCTACAATAATGCCAAAAAGTATTGGTCCAACGTCTCACCAACCGTTGACGGCATGCTCGGCGGTTTCGGAGCCATCTCATTCATAGATATACGCGGCTCAGAGCAATTCCTAAAGCACTTGTACAAACTGAAGCCGGCACCGGGACGCAAGCGAGCGCTGGACTGTGGCGCAGGAATTGGGCGCATCACTAAGAACCTGCTCGTGCCTTTGTACGAACAAATTGACCTCGTCGAACAGGATGAACAATTCTGCCAGACTGCCCGAGCCGAACTAGCGGACTGTGGCCCTAAGTTGGGTACGGTATACAATTCCGGGCTGCAGGATTTCAGCCCAGAACAAGGACGCTACGACATTATCTGGGTCCAGTGGGTATTGGGCCATCTTACGGATCAGGATGCAGTGCAGTTTTTCATCCGCTGCACGAAAGGTCTCGCACGAGGCGGAATGATGGTTATAAAGGAAAATTTCACCTCTAGCAATATAGTGGATGTCGACCAGCAGGACTCTTCTGTGACACGCCCGTTGGCGGTTATGAAGCAGTTGATAAAGGAGGGCAACATGCGTGTTGTCAAGGAGCAGCGACAAACAAGCTTCCCCAAGGATCTGTATCCGGTGTACATGCTTGCACTAAGGCCTGTAATAAAGAATTAA